Proteins from one Erysipelothrix larvae genomic window:
- the recA gene encoding recombinase RecA, with translation MSQKNVENKDKILEGVISQIEKQYGKGSIMKLGDRPNVDVDAISSGSLSLDAALGIGGYPKGRIIEIYGPESGGKTTLALHAIAEVQKAGGRAAFIDAENAIDPTYAKNLGVNIDELILSQPDSGEQALDIVDVLVRSGAVDLIVVDSVAALVPQQELDGDMADALVGTQARMMSKAMRKLSGAMNRGECTTIFINQLREKVGVMFGNPETTPGGRALKFYSSVRLEIRRSEQIKAGTDIIGNKTNIKVVKNKVAPPFKAVQIEIVYGKGISYVGEVLDMAVEFELLQKSGSWYSYKDERIGQGRDAVKAFLEANPEIMNTLSEQIRDRIIPARAAKLEQENSK, from the coding sequence ATGAGTCAGAAAAATGTTGAAAATAAAGATAAGATTCTAGAAGGTGTCATCAGTCAAATCGAAAAGCAATACGGTAAGGGCTCAATTATGAAATTGGGTGATCGACCGAATGTTGATGTTGATGCGATTAGTTCAGGATCTTTAAGCCTTGATGCTGCCTTAGGGATTGGTGGATATCCAAAAGGGCGTATTATCGAAATCTATGGACCAGAATCTGGTGGTAAAACAACACTTGCACTTCATGCGATAGCTGAGGTTCAAAAAGCGGGTGGTCGTGCAGCGTTTATTGATGCTGAAAATGCAATTGACCCTACCTATGCAAAGAACTTAGGGGTAAACATCGATGAGTTAATTTTATCGCAACCTGATAGTGGTGAACAAGCGTTGGATATTGTAGATGTCTTAGTGCGTTCAGGTGCTGTTGATTTAATTGTTGTTGACAGTGTTGCCGCTCTTGTTCCACAACAAGAACTTGATGGCGATATGGCAGATGCACTGGTCGGAACACAAGCGCGTATGATGTCAAAAGCAATGCGTAAACTCAGCGGGGCAATGAACCGTGGTGAATGTACCACAATCTTCATTAACCAATTGCGTGAAAAAGTAGGGGTTATGTTTGGAAATCCAGAAACAACACCAGGTGGTCGTGCGTTGAAGTTTTATTCATCCGTTCGTCTTGAGATTCGTCGTTCAGAACAAATTAAAGCAGGGACAGATATCATCGGAAACAAAACGAACATTAAAGTAGTAAAAAACAAAGTGGCACCACCATTCAAAGCCGTACAAATTGAAATTGTCTATGGAAAAGGAATCAGCTATGTTGGTGAAGTCTTGGACATGGCAGTTGAATTTGAACTCCTTCAAAAGAGTGGTTCATGGTATTCATACAAAGATGAGCGTATTGGACAAGGCCGTGATGCTGTAAAAGCATTCCTTGAAGCAAATCCAGAGATTATGAATACATTATCCGAACAAATTCGTGATCGAATTATTCCAGCTCGTGCTGCGAAGTTGGAACAAGAAAACAGCAAATAA
- a CDS encoding ABC transporter permease — protein MFNLIKKDFLTLTRNRSEIILLLIMPSVLIVILGFSLGGMLNKESNIKEIPIALVNENNADQAIKDFVSDLIESGTPETVATQIASQASTIDPAQLFLNIIDSLETEAVFTINATLSQSQAMDALQKSDVAAVITLPQSFTYHSLISVFQGFHGDSHIEVIVGDKDAVSTTILQSILSRFTSEYNLQASVLMATNGVGVQVELPDNFGTVIHLPLLKSISSFQYYTVGMSMMFSLYVASSISGNAFKEKSNHTFSRIMVTGEKPIRYLMSKAISASLVACTQLAILFTTSTLLFNTFGSISMDTLGYILFASIILAITIGTLSALLTSIAQRFNTDSVSSVFSTFLISAFSFLGGSIIPTQMFSPLLGHIGLWTPNGAMMNVYLQLLRGQGLNDVIPLLIRMGFMATVFITIALIVFPKRRLV, from the coding sequence ATGTTCAATCTTATAAAAAAAGACTTTCTCACCCTCACACGAAATCGATCAGAGATTATTTTACTGCTCATTATGCCATCTGTACTGATTGTTATTTTGGGGTTTTCACTGGGTGGGATGCTTAATAAAGAGTCAAACATTAAGGAGATTCCAATTGCACTTGTTAATGAAAACAACGCTGATCAAGCCATCAAGGACTTTGTTTCTGATTTAATTGAATCAGGGACACCTGAAACCGTTGCAACCCAAATCGCAAGTCAAGCAAGTACCATTGACCCAGCGCAGCTGTTTCTTAATATCATAGATAGTCTTGAGACTGAAGCTGTATTTACAATCAATGCCACATTATCACAATCTCAAGCGATGGATGCACTTCAAAAGAGTGATGTTGCAGCTGTGATTACACTTCCACAATCCTTTACATACCATTCACTGATATCAGTATTTCAAGGGTTTCATGGCGACAGTCATATTGAGGTTATTGTAGGGGATAAAGATGCTGTGAGTACAACAATCCTTCAAAGTATTTTATCGCGTTTCACATCCGAATATAACTTACAAGCTTCAGTTCTAATGGCAACGAATGGTGTTGGGGTACAAGTTGAACTTCCCGATAATTTTGGAACTGTCATCCATCTTCCACTCTTAAAATCAATCTCGTCATTTCAATACTATACAGTAGGGATGTCAATGATGTTTTCCTTATATGTTGCATCCTCCATTTCAGGCAATGCATTCAAGGAAAAATCAAATCATACATTCTCAAGAATTATGGTGACGGGTGAAAAACCAATACGTTATCTCATGAGTAAAGCTATCTCAGCAAGTTTAGTTGCATGTACACAATTGGCAATTCTGTTTACAACCTCAACATTGCTTTTTAATACATTTGGTAGTATAAGTATGGATACTTTAGGATATATCCTGTTTGCATCGATAATATTAGCGATAACAATCGGCACGCTATCAGCCTTGTTAACCTCAATAGCACAACGATTCAATACCGATAGTGTTTCAAGCGTATTTTCGACATTTTTAATCAGTGCATTCTCATTTCTTGGTGGAAGCATTATACCAACGCAAATGTTCTCACCACTGCTTGGACACATAGGTCTTTGGACGCCCAATGGAGCCATGATGAATGTTTACTTACAACTTTTAAGAGGGCAAGGACTTAATGATGTAATCCCACTGCTTATCAGAATGGGTTTCATGGCAACTGTCTTCATTACAATCGCACTCATTGTATTTCCTAAAAGGAGGTTAGTGTAA
- a CDS encoding response regulator transcription factor, with protein sequence MHSILLAEDQALVRQGLKMMIETDPTLKVSGEAENGQQALNLCETQSFDIAILDIRMPVMTGLEAMRVIKAKWPDTKILVLTTFNDEAYALEALRNGANGYMLKDADAKGLIQAIHSCLKGGLTLEDQVAAKVIPALMTQDNTVNIDTTLTKRELEIIKCVGQGLSNQEIANVLFLSIGTIKNNISIILDKLDLRDRTQLAIYAIKHHIS encoded by the coding sequence ATGCATTCAATTTTACTTGCAGAAGATCAAGCACTTGTGCGTCAAGGGCTAAAGATGATGATAGAGACAGATCCTACTTTAAAAGTCAGTGGTGAAGCTGAGAATGGCCAACAAGCGCTTAATCTATGTGAAACCCAGAGCTTTGATATCGCAATTCTTGATATTCGAATGCCAGTAATGACAGGGCTTGAAGCGATGCGAGTCATTAAGGCTAAGTGGCCAGATACTAAAATACTGGTACTTACAACCTTCAATGATGAAGCATATGCACTGGAAGCCTTGCGAAATGGTGCAAATGGATACATGCTGAAAGATGCGGATGCCAAAGGTCTCATTCAAGCTATCCACAGTTGTCTTAAAGGCGGTCTCACCTTAGAAGATCAAGTTGCTGCGAAAGTTATTCCTGCATTGATGACTCAGGATAATACAGTCAATATTGACACCACCCTTACAAAACGTGAACTTGAGATTATTAAATGTGTAGGTCAAGGGCTTAGTAATCAAGAAATTGCGAATGTACTTTTCTTATCGATTGGAACCATTAAAAACAATATATCCATAATATTAGATAAACTTGACTTAAGAGATCGAACCCAACTTGCAATCTATGCGATTAAGCATCACATATCATAA
- a CDS encoding sensor histidine kinase → MISFWFNLFFLGLTWGLGLLIKTDTSHISALDFGLSAVFFSVYFSCAIIKNNKIIMRLTSMLLDILVFVVFIQGNFNSAAPLIFIILTYVSSQTNDPWGVRVHIFFQSVLMISVIPRIGMGKELLLVGMMMTIAYTWIILTDKKEHAYIELNTMYDTIQSDYRRLKRHSVIHEKALREEERKQIAREIHDSVGHRLTALLMQLEVLRMQTEGTELNQRIQQLKTLAQESLSETREAVKTLKHDETTGLNAVIQLIRKLESESHLEITFQVKAGALSFPLSSSQSVILYRCIQESLTNMMRHAQTRIGHVEFSLIGEQFFRFQVSNPLDFVVPYQEGFGLTSMRERLLQIQGTLTISQTHDQFIVLGVFPMEKEV, encoded by the coding sequence ATGATATCATTTTGGTTTAATCTTTTTTTCTTAGGGTTAACATGGGGACTTGGACTCTTGATTAAAACTGATACATCTCATATTAGCGCACTTGATTTTGGTTTAAGTGCTGTTTTCTTTAGCGTCTATTTTTCATGTGCAATCATAAAAAATAATAAAATCATAATGCGACTGACCTCAATGCTTTTAGATATCCTTGTATTTGTTGTTTTTATTCAAGGTAACTTTAATAGTGCTGCACCCCTAATCTTTATCATACTCACTTACGTTTCAAGTCAAACAAATGACCCCTGGGGTGTCCGTGTTCATATCTTCTTTCAATCCGTGTTGATGATCAGTGTAATACCACGTATCGGTATGGGTAAAGAACTCTTATTAGTAGGCATGATGATGACGATAGCGTATACCTGGATTATATTAACGGATAAAAAAGAACACGCCTATATTGAACTCAATACAATGTATGACACGATTCAAAGTGACTATCGAAGATTAAAACGACACAGTGTAATCCATGAGAAGGCATTGCGTGAAGAAGAACGTAAACAAATCGCACGCGAAATTCATGACTCTGTAGGGCATCGTCTTACAGCACTTTTAATGCAACTTGAAGTGCTTCGTATGCAAACTGAAGGGACTGAGTTAAACCAACGGATTCAACAATTAAAAACGCTTGCCCAAGAAAGTTTGAGTGAAACTCGCGAAGCTGTTAAAACACTGAAACATGATGAAACTACAGGACTCAATGCAGTCATTCAATTGATTCGTAAACTTGAATCAGAAAGTCATCTTGAAATCACATTCCAGGTAAAAGCGGGGGCACTCTCGTTTCCACTGAGTTCCAGTCAATCCGTGATCCTATATCGATGTATTCAAGAAAGTTTAACAAATATGATGCGCCACGCTCAAACACGTATTGGTCATGTTGAATTTAGCCTTATCGGTGAGCAATTCTTTCGGTTCCAAGTGAGTAATCCCTTAGATTTCGTTGTGCCATATCAAGAAGGGTTTGGACTCACATCAATGCGTGAACGCTTGTTACAGATACAAGGAACGTTAACGATTTCTCAAACGCATGATCAATTCATTGTATTGGGAGTATTCCCAATGGAAAAAGAGGTGTAA
- a CDS encoding ABC transporter ATP-binding protein, whose protein sequence is MLQVIDLEKKFKNHLAVDGVNLNIEKGESIGLLGPNGAGKSTTISMISTLIEPTAGMIYFNGENIIKKPSSIRPVLGVVPQEIALYDELTAAENMRFFGRAYGLKGEALDQKVSEVLELVGLTDRQKDRIKEFSGGMKRRINIGVSLMHNPQLLIMDEPTVGIDPQSRNYILEMVRKLNVEKGMAILYTSHYMEEVEKLCDRIYIMDHGQIIASGTQSELKSILSSEDAMQINVQSKSMPFEHQLATHPLIHKVIENNGGYKLIVMKGEDLFSDIFAMAKRCDVKIVGMHVEDNSLEDVFLHLTGRKLRD, encoded by the coding sequence ATGTTACAAGTGATTGATTTAGAAAAAAAGTTTAAAAACCACCTAGCAGTTGATGGTGTGAATCTTAATATTGAAAAAGGGGAGTCTATAGGCCTTCTTGGACCCAATGGTGCCGGTAAATCAACAACCATCTCGATGATATCAACATTAATTGAACCCACAGCGGGAATGATCTATTTTAATGGTGAAAACATCATTAAAAAACCATCAAGCATTCGACCAGTGCTTGGAGTTGTACCTCAAGAAATTGCCCTGTATGATGAACTCACTGCTGCTGAAAATATGCGTTTTTTTGGACGAGCTTATGGATTAAAAGGCGAAGCGTTGGATCAAAAAGTTTCTGAAGTCTTAGAATTGGTTGGCCTCACTGACCGACAAAAAGATCGGATCAAAGAGTTTTCAGGGGGTATGAAACGGCGTATCAACATCGGGGTATCACTCATGCATAATCCACAACTTCTCATTATGGATGAGCCAACGGTGGGTATTGATCCCCAATCACGAAATTACATATTAGAAATGGTGAGAAAACTGAATGTTGAAAAAGGAATGGCAATACTTTATACAAGTCACTACATGGAAGAAGTTGAAAAACTGTGTGATCGTATTTATATCATGGACCATGGGCAAATTATTGCTTCAGGAACACAATCTGAATTAAAAAGCATTTTATCCAGTGAAGACGCGATGCAAATCAATGTTCAATCCAAATCAATGCCGTTTGAACACCAACTCGCTACCCATCCATTAATCCATAAGGTAATTGAGAATAATGGTGGGTATAAATTAATTGTCATGAAAGGTGAAGACCTATTTTCAGATATCTTTGCGATGGCGAAACGATGCGATGTTAAAATTGTTGGGATGCATGTTGAAGACAATTCTTTAGAAGATGTATTCCTCCATTTAACCGGAAGAAAACTTAGGGATTAG